The Polaribacter sp. MED152 region AGCTTATAATAGAACAAAAGAAATAAGGCCAGATTTACTAGATGATTAGTCGTTAAAATCAAAATTTCAGATTGTATCTCACTAATTATCAGCCTAAAAAATAAACGAATTAAATTTCCTCAATTAAAAATAATTACTAAATTTGCACTCGCTAAAATAACCTCTGACGAGATACGTGAATGTTGTTTAAGTAAAACTATAAACTATTATAAGATATGGAATCTTTAATAAAATTTGTACAAGACGAATTCGTAACAAAAAAAGAATTTGCAGAATTTGCAGCAGGTGATACTATCACTGTTTATTATGAAATTAAAGAGGGTGAAAAAGTTAGAACTCAGTTTTTTAGAGGAGTTGTAATTCAAAAAAGAGGATCAGGATCTTCTGAAACATTTACAATTAGAAAAATGTCTGGTACTGTAGGTGTAGAACGTATTTTCCCTGTAAACTTACCATCTATTCAAAAAATTGAAGTTAACAAAAGAGGTAAAGTACGTAGAGCTCGTATTTTCTACTTTAGAGGTCTTACTGGTAAAAAAGCTAGAATTACTGAAAAAAGAAGATAATCTTTTTCAATACTATATATTTAAAAGCACTGTATTTAATACAGTGCTTTTTTAGTTAACAAATGTTTATAAGTCTAGTTCATAGATTGTTAACTAAATAATTTGAAAATATTTTAAATTACAATTGGTTCAAATTATCTTTATTTCAGAATTTACAAGACATTAAACTTAGAGTCTTCAACAACCATAGAATGGTATTGTAAATTTTAAAGAATAAAGTTCTTTATAATTAAATTTTTAGTATTAAAATTTAAGTGATATTTATTATAAAGTTATGGCTATGCCTTTACTAAATTTTAAATATCGTTGAATCCATAAATAAGAATGTGATATTCATTCATCTAATTTATGAGTTTCAAGAAAGCCATATTTTGCAAGTAATTGTTAAATATGGCTTTTATGTTTAAATAAATTGTTCCAAACTTACTTCCTTTTACAGATTTCACACAAAAACCTCTGAACTATTAAGTATTTAATAACAAAAAATACATCTGTAATTCTTAAATTTGCCTCGCTCAAATATTGAGCATATTTTTTATATAATAAATTCAATTTTAAGATACTTTAAACTTATCATAAATGGCTAAAATAATTTATACAAAAACGGATGAAGCACCAGCTTTAGCAACACGTTCTTTCTTACCAATAGTAAAAGCCTTTACAAAATCTTCTAATATAGAAATTGAAGTTAAAGACATTTCTTTAGCGGCTAGAATTCTAGCTAATTTTTCTCACTACTTAACAGAGAATCAAAAAGTAGAAGATGCTTTATCAATTTTAGGAGATTTAGCAAAACAACCAGAAGCAAACATTATTAAATTACCAAATATTAGTGCATCTGTTTCTCAACTTACAGAAGCAATTTCTGAACTACAAAAATTAGGATATAATATTCCAGATTATCCAGAAAATGCAACTACAGAAGAAGAAAAAAGTATTTTAGCATTATACAATAAAGTAAAAGGTTCTGCTGTAAACCCTGTATTACGTGAAGGAAATTCAGACAGAAGAGCACCTAAAGCTATCAAAAATTATGCACGCAAAAATCCTCATTCTATGGGTGCATGGAGCTCAGACTCTAAAACGCATGTTGCTTCAATGAAAAGTGGCGATTTTGCAAACAGCGAAAAATCTGTTACTGTAGCAAAAGCAACTGATGTTTCTATCAAACATATTTCAAATTCAGGTGAAGAAACTGTATTAAAAGCAAAAGTTTCTCTTTTAGATGGTGAAATTATAGATGCAACTGCCATGAGCAAGAAAGCTTTATTAGCTTTTTTAGAGGAACAAGTGGCTGATGCTAAAGATAAAGGTTTACTTCTTTCATTACACATGAAAGCAACTATGATGAAGGTTTCTGACCCGATTATTTTTGGTCATGCAGTAAAAATATTTTTCAAAGATTTGTTTGAAAAGCATGCTGAAACTTTTAATGAAATTGGTGTTGATGCAAATGTTGGTTTCGCAAATGTAATTAGTAATTTAGATGAAATTTCTTTAGAAAAAAAGGCAGAAATTTTAGCTGATATCGCAGAAATATATAAAAACGGACCTGCTTTAGCAATGGTAAACTCAGACAAAGGTATTACCAACTTACACGTACCTTCTGATGTTATTATAGATGCTTCTATGCCAGCAATGATTAGAAATTCTGGTAAAATGTGGAATGCAGATGGTGAGTTACAAGATACGAAAGCTATAATTCCTGATAGTTCTTATGCTGGTATTTACGAGGCTACAATAGAGTTTTGTAAAAAGAATGGTGCTTTTGATCCTACAACTATGGGTACTGTACCTAATGTTGGATTAATGGCACAAAAAGCAGAGGAATATGGTTCTCATGACAAGACTTTTGAGATAGCTGCTGATGGTAAAGTGCAAGTAATTGATGCAGATGGTCAAATTTTGATTGAGCATAATGTTGAAGAAGGTGATATCTGGAGAATGTGTCAAACTAAAGATTTACCAATTCAAGACTGGGTAAAACTAGCAGTTACAAGAGCAAGAGCTTCTAACACACCTGCAGTTTTCTGGTTAGATGAAAGTAGAGCTCATGATGCTGAAATTATTGCAAAGGTAAATACATATCTTAAAAATCATGATACATCTGGTTTAGACATCAG contains the following coding sequences:
- the rplS gene encoding 50S ribosomal protein L19, which codes for MESLIKFVQDEFVTKKEFAEFAAGDTITVYYEIKEGEKVRTQFFRGVVIQKRGSGSSETFTIRKMSGTVGVERIFPVNLPSIQKIEVNKRGKVRRARIFYFRGLTGKKARITEKRR
- a CDS encoding NADP-dependent isocitrate dehydrogenase — translated: MAKIIYTKTDEAPALATRSFLPIVKAFTKSSNIEIEVKDISLAARILANFSHYLTENQKVEDALSILGDLAKQPEANIIKLPNISASVSQLTEAISELQKLGYNIPDYPENATTEEEKSILALYNKVKGSAVNPVLREGNSDRRAPKAIKNYARKNPHSMGAWSSDSKTHVASMKSGDFANSEKSVTVAKATDVSIKHISNSGEETVLKAKVSLLDGEIIDATAMSKKALLAFLEEQVADAKDKGLLLSLHMKATMMKVSDPIIFGHAVKIFFKDLFEKHAETFNEIGVDANVGFANVISNLDEISLEKKAEILADIAEIYKNGPALAMVNSDKGITNLHVPSDVIIDASMPAMIRNSGKMWNADGELQDTKAIIPDSSYAGIYEATIEFCKKNGAFDPTTMGTVPNVGLMAQKAEEYGSHDKTFEIAADGKVQVIDADGQILIEHNVEEGDIWRMCQTKDLPIQDWVKLAVTRARASNTPAVFWLDESRAHDAEIIAKVNTYLKNHDTSGLDIRILSPVKATEFTLERIAKGEDTISVSGNVLRDYLTDLFPILEVGTSAKMLSIVPLMNGGGLFETGAGGSAPKHVEQFIEENHLRWDSLGEFLALAVSLEHLGTTTNNEKALILAETLDEATDTFLDQNRSPSRKVGELDNRGSHFYLAKYWADGLANQDKNAELKEEFTKIAEALSNNESQIVKELNDIQGRSVNIGGYYLPNEDLVVDAMRPNEVLNAILN